The following proteins come from a genomic window of Natronosalvus vescus:
- the ppsA gene encoding phosphoenolpyruvate synthase, with protein sequence MAVLWLDEISADDLETVGGKGASLGELTGAGLPVPPGFVVTAGTYRTFIEDAGIDEELFEVVDVDVEDSKALASAADQAQAQILETPFPDDLREEILQAYREVGGDEEAFVAVRSSATAEDLPDASFAGQQETFLNITEDDLLDRVRQCWASLFTQRAIYYRQEQGFDHSVVNIAVVVQQMVDAERSGVMFTSHPSTGEPTMIIEAAWGLGEAVVSGAVSPDNYVVTREDGSIDATVADKKVMHVRDEETGDTVERPVPDERRNERVLSADAVASLVDLGEQVEDHYDSPQDVEWAMVGDDIYMLQSRPITTIEGGFDLEGADTETETGASATDGSGVKTRDDASNGAQTSGTGEVLVDGLGSSPGSASGAVRIIRKLDELDKVATGDIIVTEMTTPDMVPAMKRAAGIVTDEGGMTSHAAIVSRELGVPAVVGTQNATSVLEDGQLVTLDGDKGTILEGSTDSEDEREPLDEVRPQSPVKPMTATEVKVNVSIPEAANRAAATGADGVGLLRIEHMILSLGKTPARYIEDNSENAYVGELIEGIRAVADEFYPRPVRVRTLDAPTDEFRELEGGEGEPVEHNPMLGYRGIRRSLDRPEVFAYELEAFRRLYDMGYDNVEIMFPLVNDAEDVYRAKELMKEAGINPDKRKWGVMIETPASALSVEGMAEAGIDFASFGTNDLTQYTLAVDRNNGNVADRFDELHPAVLQLIGDVIETCREHDVDTSICGQAGSKPEMVQFLVNKGVSSISANIDAVRDVQHEVKRMEQKLLLESIR encoded by the coding sequence ATGGCAGTACTCTGGCTGGACGAGATCAGCGCCGACGACCTCGAGACCGTCGGCGGTAAAGGAGCCTCCCTGGGGGAACTGACGGGTGCAGGGCTGCCCGTTCCACCAGGGTTCGTGGTGACCGCCGGCACCTATCGAACTTTCATCGAGGACGCCGGCATCGACGAGGAGCTGTTCGAGGTCGTCGACGTCGACGTCGAGGACTCGAAAGCTCTCGCGTCAGCGGCCGACCAGGCCCAGGCGCAAATCCTCGAAACGCCGTTCCCCGACGACCTCCGCGAGGAGATCCTCCAGGCCTATCGGGAAGTCGGCGGTGACGAGGAGGCGTTCGTCGCCGTTCGATCCTCCGCGACGGCCGAAGACCTCCCGGACGCCTCCTTTGCGGGGCAACAGGAGACGTTCCTGAACATCACGGAGGACGACTTGCTCGACCGGGTTCGTCAATGTTGGGCCTCGCTGTTCACCCAGCGGGCCATCTACTACCGGCAGGAGCAGGGATTCGACCACTCCGTCGTCAACATCGCCGTCGTCGTCCAGCAGATGGTCGACGCCGAACGCTCGGGCGTCATGTTCACGAGCCACCCCTCGACGGGCGAGCCGACGATGATCATCGAGGCCGCCTGGGGTCTCGGCGAGGCCGTCGTCTCCGGAGCGGTCTCCCCGGACAACTACGTGGTCACTCGCGAGGACGGCTCGATCGACGCCACCGTCGCCGACAAGAAGGTGATGCACGTCAGAGACGAGGAGACCGGTGACACTGTCGAACGGCCGGTACCTGACGAGCGGCGAAACGAACGAGTGCTGTCGGCGGACGCCGTCGCCAGTCTGGTCGACCTCGGCGAACAGGTCGAAGACCACTACGACAGCCCACAGGACGTCGAATGGGCGATGGTTGGGGACGACATCTATATGCTCCAGTCCCGCCCGATCACGACGATCGAGGGCGGGTTCGACCTCGAGGGTGCCGATACCGAAACCGAGACCGGGGCAAGCGCAACCGATGGAAGCGGCGTCAAGACTCGTGACGACGCCTCGAATGGTGCCCAGACGAGCGGGACAGGCGAGGTACTCGTCGACGGACTCGGCTCGAGTCCCGGGTCGGCCAGCGGTGCCGTCCGGATCATCCGCAAGCTCGACGAACTCGACAAGGTGGCCACCGGCGACATCATCGTCACCGAGATGACCACGCCCGATATGGTTCCGGCGATGAAACGCGCCGCCGGCATCGTCACCGACGAAGGTGGCATGACCAGCCACGCCGCCATCGTCTCCCGCGAACTCGGCGTGCCCGCCGTCGTCGGTACCCAGAACGCGACCTCCGTCCTGGAGGACGGCCAACTCGTCACGCTCGACGGCGACAAAGGGACGATTCTCGAGGGGAGCACCGACAGTGAAGACGAACGCGAACCGCTGGACGAGGTGCGCCCGCAGTCGCCCGTCAAACCGATGACGGCAACTGAGGTCAAAGTAAACGTCTCGATTCCCGAAGCGGCCAACCGGGCGGCAGCCACCGGTGCCGACGGCGTCGGCCTTCTTCGGATTGAGCACATGATCCTCTCGCTCGGAAAGACCCCGGCTCGCTACATCGAGGACAACAGCGAGAACGCCTACGTCGGCGAACTGATCGAAGGCATCCGGGCTGTCGCCGACGAGTTCTATCCACGACCAGTGCGCGTGCGAACGCTCGACGCGCCGACCGACGAGTTCCGCGAACTCGAGGGCGGTGAGGGCGAACCCGTCGAGCACAATCCGATGCTCGGCTACCGGGGCATCCGCCGGAGCCTCGACCGACCCGAGGTCTTCGCCTACGAACTCGAGGCGTTCCGCCGGCTGTACGACATGGGCTACGACAACGTCGAGATCATGTTCCCATTGGTCAACGACGCCGAGGACGTCTACCGGGCCAAGGAACTCATGAAGGAGGCCGGGATCAACCCCGACAAACGCAAGTGGGGCGTGATGATCGAAACTCCCGCCTCGGCGCTGTCGGTCGAAGGGATGGCCGAAGCCGGTATCGACTTCGCCTCCTTCGGGACGAACGATCTCACGCAGTACACCCTCGCCGTCGACCGCAACAACGGGAACGTCGCCGACCGATTCGACGAACTCCACCCGGCAGTGTTGCAGTTAATCGGCGACGTGATCGAAACCTGCCGCGAGCACGACGTCGACACGAGTATCTGTGGCCAGGCGGGCTCGAAACCGGAGATGGTGCAGTTCCTCGTCAACAAAGGGGTGAGCTCAATTTCGGCGAACATCGACGCCGTCCGCGACGTCCAGCACGAGGTAAAGCGGATGGAACAGAAGCTGTTGCTGGAGTCGATCCGCTAA
- a CDS encoding YeiH family protein translates to MAASRFLPGLLALTIGAMLARALGLATGINHLLVAIAIGFVLANTVGVPNRLQAGIATHGLWLGAGIVLMGASLTLGTILEVGGLVLLVVVLVTALTVTIVELLARNVFGLTERFGSLLAAGAGICGVSAVVAVAGAIRAREEQIAYAAATVLLFDAVTIVVYPIVGSILGLSDVVFGIWAGVSMFSTGPVVAVGFAHSEVAGQWATMTKLARNALIGVVVLAYASYYARTESGSGGRPSLRTLWDEFPKFVLGFLALVLVASAGVFSASQQASIENAYNWLFVIAFVGLGTEIQFQELRRAGVTPALAVLLAFVVMSTLSLAVLTLLF, encoded by the coding sequence ATGGCTGCCAGTCGTTTCCTTCCGGGGTTGCTCGCCCTCACCATTGGCGCGATGCTCGCGCGAGCACTCGGGCTCGCGACCGGGATCAATCACCTCCTCGTGGCGATCGCGATCGGGTTCGTGTTGGCGAACACCGTTGGCGTTCCGAACCGGCTCCAGGCAGGTATTGCGACTCACGGCCTCTGGCTCGGCGCTGGAATCGTCCTCATGGGCGCGTCCCTGACGCTCGGAACGATTCTCGAGGTAGGTGGACTCGTCTTGCTCGTCGTCGTCCTCGTCACCGCCCTCACCGTCACCATCGTCGAATTACTCGCTCGGAACGTGTTCGGGCTGACCGAACGATTCGGATCGCTTCTGGCAGCCGGAGCCGGCATCTGTGGCGTCTCGGCCGTGGTTGCGGTGGCCGGGGCGATCCGCGCACGAGAGGAACAGATCGCCTACGCGGCGGCGACGGTGTTGTTGTTCGACGCGGTGACTATCGTCGTCTATCCGATCGTCGGGAGCATCCTTGGCCTGTCCGACGTCGTCTTCGGTATCTGGGCCGGCGTCAGTATGTTCTCGACCGGGCCGGTCGTCGCGGTCGGCTTCGCCCATTCGGAGGTCGCCGGCCAGTGGGCGACGATGACCAAACTGGCCAGAAACGCGTTGATCGGCGTCGTCGTGCTCGCCTACGCGAGTTATTACGCACGAACGGAGTCGGGTTCCGGTGGACGACCCTCGCTCCGAACCCTCTGGGACGAATTCCCGAAGTTCGTCCTCGGCTTTCTCGCACTCGTTCTCGTCGCGAGCGCTGGCGTGTTCTCGGCGAGCCAGCAGGCCTCGATCGAGAACGCCTACAATTGGCTGTTCGTCATCGCGTTCGTCGGTCTCGGTACCGAAATCCAATTCCAAGAGCTGCGACGAGCTGGGGTCACCCCCGCACTCGCAGTGTTGCTCGCGTTCGTGGTGATGAGTACCCTGTCGCTCGCAGTGCTCACGCTCCTGTTTTGA
- a CDS encoding PHP domain-containing protein translates to MLSVELHVHSSLSYDGRDPIELILEQAAAVGLDAIAITDHDEIDASLEAAERATEYGLVGIPGIEISSKAGHVLGLGVTEAVPPGLSYEETLEAIREQGGIAVVPHPFQESRHGVMARISRKQLAKADAIEVYNSRLITGRANRQAERFAESRGLPMTAGSDAHISEMVGQAVTRVDAEERSSDAILSAIKTGGTTIEGKRTPWHISFRQAAGGVKRRMISGVYQLFR, encoded by the coding sequence GTGTTGTCGGTCGAACTCCACGTGCACTCGTCGCTGTCGTACGACGGCCGTGATCCAATCGAACTCATCTTAGAACAGGCCGCAGCCGTTGGTCTCGATGCCATCGCGATCACTGACCACGACGAGATCGACGCGAGCCTCGAGGCCGCAGAGCGTGCCACCGAGTACGGCCTCGTCGGGATTCCGGGAATCGAGATCTCCAGCAAGGCCGGCCACGTACTGGGTCTCGGCGTCACCGAAGCAGTGCCGCCAGGGCTCTCCTACGAGGAGACGCTCGAGGCGATCCGCGAGCAAGGCGGTATCGCCGTCGTCCCCCATCCGTTCCAGGAGTCCCGACACGGCGTGATGGCACGCATCTCGCGCAAGCAACTGGCCAAGGCAGACGCCATCGAGGTGTACAACTCCCGGCTCATCACTGGCCGCGCGAACCGGCAGGCCGAACGGTTCGCGGAGTCGCGAGGCCTCCCCATGACCGCCGGCAGCGACGCCCACATCAGCGAAATGGTCGGTCAGGCGGTCACCCGTGTCGACGCCGAGGAGCGCTCGAGCGACGCGATCCTGTCGGCGATCAAAACCGGGGGAACGACGATCGAAGGGAAGCGAACGCCCTGGCACATCAGCTTTCGACAGGCCGCGGGCGGCGTCAAACGACGGATGATCAGCGGCGTCTATCAGCTCTTTCGATGA
- a CDS encoding transporter, with protein sequence MVRLSTIVILAGIVFLIVPIPPIGMALGAICLLLGIGLRVVGK encoded by the coding sequence ATGGTTCGCCTCTCGACGATCGTGATCCTCGCCGGAATCGTGTTTTTGATCGTCCCAATTCCACCAATCGGTATGGCTCTCGGCGCGATCTGTCTGCTCCTCGGGATTGGGCTCAGAGTGGTTGGGAAGTGA
- a CDS encoding Gfo/Idh/MocA family protein, whose product MTLSIGVLGYRFMGKAHANALARLPMFFPDAPDVERSVLVGRNEEALESAADQLGFESTATDWADVVDEVDVFYNLGPNHVHAEPSIAALEAGTPVFCEKPLAPTLETAEEMAEAAAGAGVPAGCAFNYRFVPAIRYAKNLLEAGELGEIHHVRGRYLQDWLVDPEAPWSWRNDAELAGSGALGDLGSHTIDLVRFLVGDDDLAGEIERISGHLQTFVEERPVEGDDETRPVTVDDAYTAQAEFENGAVGTFEASRFASGHKNDHTIEIHGSDGSLRFSLERLNELEVLRDENRGYETILVTDEDDPYVDHWWPPGHVIGWEHTFVHENYEFLNAVETGDDFAPNFEDGLAAQRLLAAIEESDDRGEWVTLE is encoded by the coding sequence ATGACCCTCTCCATTGGCGTCCTTGGGTACCGATTCATGGGCAAAGCGCACGCCAACGCGCTCGCACGCCTCCCGATGTTTTTCCCGGATGCGCCCGACGTCGAACGCAGCGTACTCGTCGGCCGAAACGAGGAAGCCCTCGAGTCCGCCGCCGATCAACTGGGGTTCGAGTCGACGGCGACCGACTGGGCGGACGTCGTCGACGAGGTCGACGTCTTCTACAACCTCGGGCCGAACCACGTCCACGCCGAGCCGTCGATCGCCGCCCTCGAGGCCGGCACGCCGGTCTTCTGTGAGAAACCCCTCGCACCGACGCTCGAGACGGCCGAGGAAATGGCTGAAGCGGCGGCAGGCGCCGGCGTTCCGGCCGGTTGTGCGTTCAACTACCGGTTCGTCCCGGCGATCCGCTACGCGAAGAACCTGCTCGAGGCGGGCGAGTTAGGCGAGATCCACCACGTGCGCGGTCGATATCTCCAGGACTGGCTGGTCGATCCCGAAGCGCCGTGGTCGTGGCGTAACGACGCCGAGTTAGCTGGCTCGGGTGCGCTCGGTGACCTTGGATCACACACGATCGATCTGGTTCGATTCCTCGTCGGCGACGACGACCTCGCCGGCGAGATCGAACGCATTAGCGGGCACCTCCAGACGTTCGTCGAAGAGCGACCCGTGGAGGGTGACGACGAGACGCGACCCGTTACCGTCGACGACGCCTACACCGCCCAGGCCGAGTTCGAAAACGGTGCCGTCGGCACCTTCGAGGCCTCGCGGTTCGCGAGTGGCCACAAGAACGACCACACGATCGAGATCCACGGCTCCGACGGGAGTCTCAGGTTCTCCCTCGAGCGACTGAACGAACTCGAGGTGCTCCGTGACGAGAACCGCGGCTACGAGACGATTCTCGTGACCGACGAGGACGACCCCTACGTCGACCACTGGTGGCCGCCGGGACACGTCATCGGCTGGGAGCACACGTTCGTCCACGAAAACTACGAGTTCCTCAACGCAGTCGAAACGGGCGACGACTTCGCGCCGAACTTCGAGGACGGGCTCGCCGCCCAGCGCCTGCTCGCAGCGATCGAAGAAAGTGACGACCGCGGGGAGTGGGTTACCCTCGAGTAA
- a CDS encoding DUF7576 family protein produces the protein MECDNCTVDNSVAYTLTTYVEEGRADTVDLHFCSSQCLRAWT, from the coding sequence ATGGAATGCGATAACTGCACAGTCGACAATTCCGTCGCGTATACGCTCACGACCTACGTGGAAGAAGGGAGAGCCGATACGGTCGATCTCCACTTCTGTTCCTCGCAGTGTCTTCGCGCTTGGACGTGA
- a CDS encoding SDR family oxidoreductase: protein MARERLRPSWSTSTPTTSSSSSSDRYEESAGRSTASSVILCPTQKRHKKDTHDTTKTISDAIDILVNNAGISHSGSVEEADLVALRRTIRVKLEGVVNVTHAALPAILESGCGDIITVSSLSARFEKRCRTNRFG, encoded by the coding sequence ATGGCGAGGGAGAGGTTGAGGCCGTCGTGGAGCACTTCGACGCCGACTACGTCCTCGTCCAGTTCTTCCGATAGATACGAGGAGAGTGCGGGCAGATCGACGGCTTCGTCGGTCATATTGTGCCCAACACAGAAGCGGCATAAAAAAGATACTCACGACACAACAAAGACGATATCTGACGCCATCGACATTCTCGTGAACAACGCCGGAATATCTCACAGCGGATCGGTCGAAGAAGCGGATCTGGTTGCGTTGCGACGAACGATCCGCGTCAAACTGGAGGGGGTGGTGAACGTGACTCACGCCGCATTGCCGGCCATACTCGAATCCGGCTGCGGCGACATCATCACCGTCTCCTCGTTGAGCGCTCGCTTCGAAAAGAGATGTCGGACGAACAGGTTCGGGTGA
- a CDS encoding asparagine synthase C-terminal domain-containing protein, protein MTDVTDGGLRGASPEIVHATLETRNPLPGTFGYAGWLEDALVRDVLGRVPLFVERAMLEGTTPLEPAGTAYTPSALEKPVLFPAGSRQRSGAPPETVWTLPAHAEDSDDGEVGVETLRTDPDDAIERVDEAITAAADAVTNEDADIAVAFSGGVDSALVADLLDAPLYVVGFPGSHDVDAARTAAEAMGRDLTVVDLEPSDLEEATPTVARAIGRTNAMDVQIALPLYLVAERIAADGFDAMAVGQGADELFGGYEKVVHLDHRVEADTVRGAVLEQIQTLPTQLPRDILAIEASGIESVAPFLHDEVVEAALQLPEALLADEHRRKRALRIVASQYLPDSVAMREKKAVQYGSLVARELDRLARQAGYKRRMDDHVTRYVESLLE, encoded by the coding sequence ATGACGGACGTGACCGATGGCGGTCTTCGGGGAGCCTCACCGGAGATCGTTCACGCTACCCTCGAGACCCGCAATCCGTTGCCTGGAACATTCGGGTACGCCGGCTGGCTCGAGGACGCGCTCGTTCGTGACGTCCTGGGGCGGGTGCCACTGTTCGTCGAGCGAGCGATGCTCGAGGGAACGACGCCGCTCGAGCCGGCTGGAACCGCCTACACTCCGAGCGCCCTCGAAAAGCCCGTTCTTTTCCCCGCCGGTTCCAGACAGCGGAGCGGTGCTCCCCCGGAGACCGTTTGGACGCTTCCTGCACACGCGGAAGACAGTGATGATGGGGAAGTTGGTGTCGAGACCCTTCGAACCGATCCCGACGACGCTATCGAGCGAGTCGACGAGGCGATTACGGCCGCTGCCGACGCCGTGACCAACGAGGATGCCGACATCGCCGTGGCGTTCTCGGGAGGGGTCGATTCCGCGCTCGTCGCCGACCTTCTCGATGCGCCGCTGTACGTCGTCGGCTTCCCTGGTAGCCACGACGTCGACGCGGCTCGAACCGCCGCCGAGGCGATGGGGCGTGATCTGACCGTCGTCGACCTCGAGCCGTCCGATCTCGAGGAAGCGACGCCGACGGTTGCGCGAGCGATCGGTCGGACGAACGCGATGGACGTCCAGATCGCCCTCCCGCTGTATCTGGTCGCCGAACGCATCGCGGCCGACGGGTTCGACGCGATGGCCGTCGGTCAGGGGGCCGACGAACTGTTCGGCGGCTATGAGAAGGTGGTTCACCTCGACCACCGCGTCGAGGCCGACACCGTCCGCGGTGCGGTTCTCGAACAGATTCAGACCCTTCCGACGCAGTTGCCTCGCGACATCCTGGCGATCGAGGCGAGCGGCATCGAGTCTGTCGCTCCCTTCCTCCACGACGAGGTCGTCGAGGCGGCCCTCCAGTTACCCGAGGCACTGCTTGCCGACGAACACCGACGGAAACGAGCGCTTCGGATCGTGGCGAGTCAGTATCTCCCCGACTCGGTCGCCATGCGAGAGAAAAAGGCCGTCCAGTACGGGAGTCTCGTCGCCCGCGAACTCGACCGATTGGCGCGTCAGGCCGGCTACAAACGTCGGATGGACGATCACGTCACCAGATACGTCGAGTCGCTGCTCGAGTGA
- a CDS encoding phosphotransferase family protein has translation MTDEAVDLPALSSYLSEELDEDVVGVEVLHDGLNLSLAISTAMEEDAYVLRRPNKFRDTESFISLEREYDVLHRLRDTALSAPEPILICENRSVIGDPFLLTTYLGGEVVPLGSDLPERFRNPDARRRIGTLLIDTLAALHSVDTGPFTHVCERRTPQDQVDEATARLVQATQATGHEPPGIWDVADWLRRNVPTESETTLCHGDFRPGNILFAGTNRPAIAGVLDWETAFLGDPLTELGYLLLRWRDADDPTPPLDGIEERYPNEDVRTKLTGDTAPGLAPFTNRPGSPDRRELVSRYEEQTDLSFENERFYRTLSAFMLAAVWEDIYRHQRESGTESDWELRIDYMSMRAKRIATGSAHL, from the coding sequence ATGACCGACGAAGCCGTCGATCTGCCCGCACTCTCCTCGTATCTATCGGAAGAACTGGACGAGGACGTAGTCGGCGTCGAAGTGCTCCACGACGGCCTCAACCTCTCCCTCGCCATCTCGACGGCGATGGAGGAGGACGCCTACGTTCTACGACGGCCGAACAAGTTTCGCGACACCGAGTCGTTCATCAGCCTCGAGCGGGAGTACGACGTGTTACACCGGCTTCGGGACACGGCACTGTCCGCACCTGAGCCGATACTGATTTGTGAGAACCGTTCGGTTATCGGCGATCCGTTTCTGCTTACGACGTACCTCGGGGGCGAGGTGGTGCCGCTCGGCTCCGACCTGCCCGAACGGTTCCGGAATCCGGACGCACGACGGCGTATCGGGACGCTGCTGATCGATACGCTGGCTGCCCTCCACTCGGTGGACACTGGGCCGTTCACCCACGTGTGCGAGCGACGAACACCGCAAGATCAGGTCGACGAGGCCACTGCGCGACTGGTCCAGGCGACGCAGGCGACTGGCCACGAACCGCCCGGTATCTGGGACGTAGCGGATTGGCTCCGGCGAAACGTCCCGACGGAGTCGGAGACCACCCTCTGTCATGGCGACTTCAGGCCTGGAAACATCCTCTTCGCGGGCACGAATCGACCCGCCATTGCGGGCGTCCTCGATTGGGAGACGGCGTTCCTCGGCGATCCGCTGACCGAACTCGGCTACCTCCTGCTTCGGTGGCGGGATGCTGACGACCCGACGCCGCCACTCGACGGCATCGAGGAACGGTATCCGAACGAGGACGTGAGAACGAAGCTAACGGGGGACACTGCCCCCGGTCTCGCTCCGTTTACTAACAGGCCAGGCAGTCCCGACCGCCGGGAACTCGTTTCCCGCTACGAGGAGCAAACTGATCTCTCCTTCGAGAACGAGCGGTTCTACCGAACGCTTTCGGCGTTCATGCTCGCGGCCGTATGGGAGGATATCTACCGCCACCAGCGAGAGTCCGGGACGGAGTCAGACTGGGAACTGCGTATCGATTACATGTCGATGCGTGCCAAACGTATTGCAACCGGGAGTGCCCACCTGTGA
- a CDS encoding GNAT family N-acetyltransferase, whose protein sequence is MAPHDTELRPATQEDREAIREVARDTWHETYDELSSETIDSTVDDWYDDETFSRMLEEPGTAVIVAERDGEIVGFTHGVIQGDEGDVLRMNVHPDHQREGIGTALHERLRATLEDVNMKRMRAIDLASNERGRRFYEDLGFEQTGTGTVELGDEKHEECVYTLEL, encoded by the coding sequence ATGGCACCACACGACACAGAACTTCGGCCCGCGACGCAGGAGGATCGGGAGGCGATCCGCGAGGTCGCGAGGGACACCTGGCACGAGACGTACGACGAACTCTCGTCAGAGACTATCGACTCGACCGTCGACGACTGGTACGACGACGAGACGTTCAGCCGAATGCTCGAGGAACCCGGAACCGCGGTGATCGTCGCCGAGCGAGACGGCGAGATCGTCGGCTTCACCCATGGAGTGATTCAGGGGGACGAGGGGGATGTCCTCCGAATGAACGTCCACCCTGACCACCAGCGCGAGGGAATCGGAACCGCGCTGCACGAACGCCTGCGTGCGACGCTTGAGGACGTCAATATGAAGCGCATGCGAGCGATCGACCTGGCCTCGAACGAGCGCGGCCGTCGCTTTTACGAGGATCTGGGATTCGAACAGACCGGGACGGGAACCGTCGAACTCGGTGACGAAAAACACGAAGAGTGCGTGTACACGCTGGAACTGTAG
- a CDS encoding tyrosine--tRNA ligase, with protein MDTYELMTRNVDEVVTDEEVRELAADPEGKRVYVGYEPSGVLHLGHLLTANKLIDLQDAGMEVVVLLADVHAYLNGKGTFEEIRETAEQMRAQFLAYGLEESRTEFVYGSEYQLEDDYVLDLHELELSTTLKRAQRAMAELQSGETAKVSHVVYPLMQALDIEYLDLDLAVGGMDQRKVHMLMREELPGLGYDARPCLHTPIVADLTTGEGKMSSSEGITISMEDSSDDLEEKVNSAFCPPTREPEGDLENPVLELFEYHVFPRFETVLVERPEKYGGDLTYETFEALATDLESGELHPADAKGTLASYLDELIAPGREKLLELRNA; from the coding sequence ATGGATACCTACGAGCTGATGACGCGGAACGTCGACGAGGTCGTTACCGACGAGGAGGTACGCGAACTGGCCGCCGATCCCGAGGGAAAGCGCGTCTACGTGGGATACGAGCCCTCCGGCGTGCTCCACCTCGGGCACCTGCTGACGGCGAACAAGCTCATCGACCTCCAGGACGCTGGCATGGAGGTCGTCGTCCTCCTCGCCGACGTCCACGCCTACCTCAACGGGAAGGGCACGTTCGAGGAAATTCGCGAGACTGCCGAGCAGATGCGCGCCCAGTTCCTCGCCTACGGCCTCGAGGAGTCCCGGACGGAGTTCGTCTACGGCTCCGAGTACCAGCTCGAGGACGACTACGTGCTCGACCTCCACGAACTCGAGCTGTCGACGACGCTCAAGCGTGCCCAGCGGGCGATGGCCGAACTCCAGAGCGGCGAGACGGCGAAGGTGAGCCACGTCGTCTACCCGCTCATGCAGGCGCTCGACATCGAGTACCTGGATCTCGACCTCGCCGTCGGCGGGATGGATCAGCGCAAGGTGCACATGCTGATGCGCGAGGAACTCCCGGGGCTGGGATACGACGCCCGTCCGTGTCTCCACACGCCCATCGTCGCCGACCTCACCACCGGCGAGGGGAAGATGTCCTCGAGCGAGGGGATCACTATCTCGATGGAGGACTCGAGCGACGACCTGGAAGAGAAGGTCAACTCGGCGTTCTGTCCCCCGACCCGCGAGCCGGAGGGCGACCTCGAGAACCCCGTCCTCGAACTGTTCGAGTACCACGTCTTCCCGCGCTTCGAGACGGTGCTGGTCGAGCGACCCGAAAAGTACGGTGGCGACCTCACGTACGAGACCTTCGAGGCGCTGGCGACCGATCTCGAGTCCGGCGAACTCCACCCGGCCGACGCGAAGGGAACGCTCGCGAGCTACCTCGACGAGTTGATCGCGCCGGGTCGTGAGAAGCTTCTGGAGCTGCGTAACGCGTAG
- a CDS encoding class I SAM-dependent methyltransferase: MVREQRTLLKERGFLTYLRSRPRALLGSFGQLLLAMDSRRMEPTEVHEKWAGRSGVYSPEFYADMGATGGTSSIRSVLDARVDHDAEILELGCGGGRHLAHLREHGYTNLSGIDINEDAVDVMEERYPELATDGTFYLDALENVLPTFEDDQFDVVFSVETLQHIHPENEWVFEEIARITDDLLLTMENEPDDDQLMTTKQVEDFPLYFRRWRPIFTDLGLTHVTSTENQIDTLRVFHQSEAEAAPPKTD, from the coding sequence GTGGTACGCGAACAGCGCACGCTGCTCAAGGAACGTGGGTTTCTTACGTATCTTCGCTCGCGGCCACGCGCCCTCCTCGGATCGTTCGGCCAGCTCCTGTTGGCGATGGATTCGCGCCGAATGGAGCCAACGGAGGTGCACGAGAAGTGGGCCGGTCGGTCGGGCGTCTACTCCCCGGAATTCTACGCCGATATGGGGGCGACCGGCGGAACCAGTTCGATCCGTTCCGTACTCGACGCTCGCGTCGACCACGACGCCGAAATTCTCGAGCTTGGTTGCGGTGGGGGTCGCCATCTGGCTCACCTCCGCGAGCACGGCTATACGAACCTCTCGGGGATCGACATCAACGAGGATGCCGTCGACGTGATGGAGGAACGCTACCCTGAACTCGCCACCGACGGCACGTTCTATCTGGACGCACTGGAGAACGTATTACCGACGTTCGAGGACGACCAGTTCGACGTCGTCTTCTCCGTCGAAACGCTCCAGCACATCCACCCCGAGAACGAGTGGGTGTTCGAGGAAATCGCCCGGATTACGGATGACCTCCTGTTGACGATGGAGAACGAACCCGACGACGATCAGTTGATGACGACCAAACAGGTCGAGGACTTTCCGCTGTACTTCAGGCGATGGAGACCGATTTTCACCGATCTCGGCCTCACACACGTCACCTCGACCGAGAACCAAATCGACACCCTCCGGGTGTTTCATCAGTCCGAGGCGGAGGCTGCACCGCCGAAAACTGACTAA